The genomic segment CCTGGGCGCAGGCGACGAGCGCCGCGAGATCCTCGCGCCGCCGGACGTCCGTGCGGGTCCAGGCCACCGTGCCACCCGCGGCGGTGATGCGGTCCGCCAGTGCTTCGAGCCGTTCGGACCGGCGTGCCCCGAGCACCACCTTCGCGCCGTCGGCGGCGAGCAGGAGCGCGGTGGCTTCCCCGATCCCGCTGCTCGCCCCGGTGATCGCCACGACCTTGCTGTCCATCAGTGTGTCTCCTTGAAGTAAGAGGGCTATCACTTCTAAGGTAAGAGCCTTCTTACTTCGAGTCAAGGGGGCGATGCCGTGGCCACCGGGAAACGTCCTCGCGGGGAACTGCGGCAGGCGCTGATCACCGCGAGCTTCGAACTACTGGCCGAAAGCGGGCTCGCCGGGTTCTCCGTGGCCGAACTCGCGCGCCGGCTCGGGGTGAGCACAGCGGCGCCCTACCGCCACTTCCGGGACCGCGACCAGTTGCTCGCCGCGGTCGCCACCCAGGCGGCGGGCGAACTCGCCGAGGCGATGGAAGCCGCCGCGGCGGACGCCGGCGAGGATCCGGTCGACCGGCTGGCGGCCACCGCCGGTGCTTACGTGCGCTTCGCCGCCGCGCGGCGGGCCGGGTTCGACGTGATCTTCGCGCGGGAACTGCGCCCGCTGCGGGACGAGGCGCTGGCCGAGGCCGGACGGAAACTCATGGCGCTGCTGCTCGACCTGGCCCGCGACGCCGGGCACCCGGAGCCCGCCGACGCGCTGCGGTCGATCGAGCAGATCATCGCGCTGGCCCACGGTTACGTGACCCTGGACACCGGCGACTTCCTGACCGGCGCACGAGTGTCCGAAGAGGACGTCGCCACCCGGGCCACGCGCGCGGTCGCCACGCTGCTGCGCGGCTCGCTCAGTTCGGCGCGCGCAGGGTGAGCAGCGTGATTTCGCTCGGTGCGAACACCCGCAGCGGCGGACCCCAGAAACCCGAACCCCGGCTGGTGTAGAGCTGCGTCGTGCCGTGGTGGGACAGCCCCTGCAACACCGGCTGGTCGGTGCGCACGAGGTAGTGGAACGGCCAGATCTGCCCGCCGTGCGTGTGTCCCGCGATCTGCAGGTCGACCTGCCCGGCGGTCCCGGCGATCTGCTTGGGCTGGTGGGCCAGCAGCAGGATCGCGGTGTCCGCGGGCACGCCGTCGAGTGCCGCGTCGAGCCGGGCGCCGTGGCCTTCGAGGCCGGACGCCTGGGCGGTGGCGTCGTCGATCCCGGCCAGTACCAGGCGATCCCCGCCGCGTTCGACGACGATGTGCCGGTTGTGCAGCGGTTCCCAGCCGAGCGAGGCCAGGTGGTCCAGCCACGCCTGCGCCTCGCCGAAGTACTCGTGGTTGCCGGTGGCGTACACCTTGGCCAGGCGCGCGGTGATGGTGCCGAGCGGCGCCGCCTGGGACCGCCGCTGCTGCACCGTGCCGTCGGCGACATCGCCCGCGTGGCACACGATGTCCGGCTCCAGCCCGTTCACCACCGCGGCCGTGCGCTCCGACCACCGCGTCCGGTCGATCGGCCCGAAGTGGGTGTCGGTCAGCACGACCACGGTGGTGCCGTCGAAACCGGCGCCGAGCCGGGGCAGCGTCACCTCGACGCGGCGCACCCGCGGCACCCGCATCGCCTCGCGCACCCCGTAGAGCACCAGCACCAGGCTGACGCCGAGCACGAGCCCGGCCACCAGCCGCGACCGCAGCGGTTCGGCGACGCCCAGCAGCGCCACCCGCGCGAGCAGGCTGAGCACCGACCACGCGAACAGCACCCAGACGACGCCGAGTGTGGTGTCCGCCACCACCGCGGCCCGATCGCTCCCGCGCCCGTGGCCGAGGAACATCAGCACCGGGAACGAAAGCATCGCGAGTCCGAAAAGGACAGAGCCGGCCAGTGCGACGGGTTCCGGCCACGGCAGCACGATCGTCGCCCACGGCACGCCGAACAACAGCAGCAGGGCGAGCACGACCACACCCGCGAACACCCCACGCCGCCGCGCGCGGGGAGGCCGGGTTCGCTGCTCTGTCTGGGTCATGTCCCCAACGTTACCCGTGGATCGGGCTAGCCGAGTTCGGCGAGCCGCGGCACGGCCGGGGCCATGCCGTCGATCCACGCCGCCGGTGAGCCGGTGGTCGGCGTGACGATCACCGTCTGCACGCCGAGTTCGGCGTAGGGAGCCATGGCGCGCACGAACTCGTCCAGGTTGTCCGGGGCCGGCCGCGGGTTGCCGGCGATGATCGTCTTGCGGATGTCCGCGTAGTCCCGGCCGACGTCGTCGCAGTGCCCGCGCAGCACGTCCAGCTTGTGCCGGACGTCCTCCGGCGAGGTGCCGAAGAGGTTGCACGCGTCGCCGTACTGCGCGACCAGGCGCAGCGTCTTGCGTTCCCCGCCACCGCCGATGAGCACCTTCGGGCGGTTGATCGGCTGCGGCGAGCAGAGCGTCTCGGCCAGCTGGTAGTGCTTGCCCTCGAACGGCCCGTTTTCGGCCGGGTCCCACATCTGCGCGCAGATGCGCAGCGTCTCCTCGAGGCGCTCGAACCGCTCGCCCACCGGCGGGTAGGGCACGCCGAGGCCGTGGTGCTCGCGCTCGAACCAGGCCGCGCCGACGCCGAGCACGGCCCGGCCGCCGGAGAGCACGTCCAGCGTGGTGACGATCTTGGCGAGCAGGCCGGGGTGGCGGTAGGTCACGCCGGTCACCAGCAGGCCGAGGTCGATGGCGCTGGTGTGGGCAGCGAGGAAGCCGAGTGTGGTGTAGCCCTCGAGCATGTTCGCTTCCGCGGGCAGGCCGGTCGGCTCGATCTGGAAGTAGTGGTCCATGAACGACAGCCAGCTCGCCCCGGACGCCTCGGCGGCTGCCCCCACCCTGGCCAGCTCACCGGCGATGGCGCCGGTGTCGCCGTCGATGTCGAAAATCGGGAGGTGAAAGCCCAGCTCCATGGTTCGGTCTCCTCAGTCGGGTGGCGTGCCACCCACGCTAGGACCTGGAGCGCGCTCCAGCGCAAGTGCTCGGCGCCGGAGCAGGATCATCGCGATGTCGTCCGGGACCGGTTCGCGGCCGACCAGTCCGGTCATCACCGCGGCGCACACCTGCTCCGGCGGGCCGGCGGTCACGGTGGCGACGAGTTTGCGCAGGCCGTCGTCGATCGAGCTGCCGCGGCGTTCGACCAGCCCGTCGGTGTACCAGCAGAGCAGGGTGCCGGTCGGCACGTCGATGGTGGTGCTGTGGCGCTGGGGGACGGCGATCGGCAGGCCGATGGGCGGATCCGGCTCGACCGCCACGAGCGCCGCCGGTCCGTAGGGCCCGGCCAGCACCGGCGGGAGGTGCCCGGCCAGGGAGATGGTCATCCGCTCGTGCGCCGGGTCGAGCACGCCGTAGCCGACGGTGGCCATCACGCCGGTTTCGAAATGCTTGGCCTTGCGGTCGAGTTTGGTGAGCACGTCCGCGGGGTCCTCGTAGTCCAGCGCGTACGCGCGCAGGGCGCTGCGCAGCCTGCCCATCACCACGGCGGCGCCGAGCCCGTGGCCGGCGACGTCGCCGATCACCACCCCGATCCGGCCGCCGGGCAGTTCGAACTGGTCGTACCAGTCGCCGCCGATCCCGGTGTTGGTGCCGGGCACGTACCGGGCGGCGAAGTCGAGCTCGCCGATGGCGGGCAGGTGCGCGGGGAGCAGCCCGCGTTGCAGCGCGGTCGCGGCGGCCTGGTCGGCGGCGGCGTCCTCGAGCTGGACCGCCAGCGCGAGCCGGGTGGCGACCATCTGCAGCAGTTCGACGTCGGTCTCGGTGAACTTCCGCTTGGTCACCGAGCCGACGTGCAGCACGCCCACCAGGCTTTCCCCGGCCAGCAGCGGCACGCCGAGCAGGGTGGCCAGGCCGCGTTCCCACAGCAGGGGGTTGACCACGGTGCCGGGGCCGACCTGGTCCAGCGCCAGCGGGCGGCGGGTGGCCGCGATGGTGCCGGCGAACCCGGCGCCGACCGGCACGCGGACGCCCTGGAAGACCTCTTCCTCGATACCGGAGGAGGCGACCGCGGTCAGCACTCCGGCGGCCGTGTCGTGCCGCAGCACGGTCGCGGTCTCGACCTCCAGCAGCGCGCGGACGCGTTCGAGCAGGGCGATCAGCAACTTGTCGAACTCTAGGTGGCTCAGGGCCGAATCGGTGATGGCTTCCAGTACCCGGAGCCGATCGTCTGAGCGAGGCTCTTCGGACACTGAGCCAGCCTAACAATGAACGGGACCCGGAGCACTCGGGCGTTCGCCGGGGGTGTCACCACGTCCACCGGAGTATCAACGAAAACGCCCCGGACCGGGCTGTTGATCTTGTAGCCTCCCGGCGGTGCACAACCTCACGGCGAACCAGTACGAGCGGCTGCGGCACCTGGTCCGGCGCAGCCCGGTGTTCATCGGCATGCGGATCGCGGTCCACGAGGACGAGGTGGAGGTTCTCGAACCCGAGCAGCTCGTCATCGGCCTCGGCCCGGTGGTCGACGCGGTGGACGGCGCCCCGATGGACCAGTGGGCCGACCTGGTCGACGCCTG from the Amycolatopsis magusensis genome contains:
- a CDS encoding TetR/AcrR family transcriptional regulator, with the protein product MATGKRPRGELRQALITASFELLAESGLAGFSVAELARRLGVSTAAPYRHFRDRDQLLAAVATQAAGELAEAMEAAAADAGEDPVDRLAATAGAYVRFAAARRAGFDVIFARELRPLRDEALAEAGRKLMALLLDLARDAGHPEPADALRSIEQIIALAHGYVTLDTGDFLTGARVSEEDVATRATRAVATLLRGSLSSARAG
- a CDS encoding metallophosphoesterase, with amino-acid sequence MTQTEQRTRPPRARRRGVFAGVVVLALLLLFGVPWATIVLPWPEPVALAGSVLFGLAMLSFPVLMFLGHGRGSDRAAVVADTTLGVVWVLFAWSVLSLLARVALLGVAEPLRSRLVAGLVLGVSLVLVLYGVREAMRVPRVRRVEVTLPRLGAGFDGTTVVVLTDTHFGPIDRTRWSERTAAVVNGLEPDIVCHAGDVADGTVQQRRSQAAPLGTITARLAKVYATGNHEYFGEAQAWLDHLASLGWEPLHNRHIVVERGGDRLVLAGIDDATAQASGLEGHGARLDAALDGVPADTAILLLAHQPKQIAGTAGQVDLQIAGHTHGGQIWPFHYLVRTDQPVLQGLSHHGTTQLYTSRGSGFWGPPLRVFAPSEITLLTLRAPN
- a CDS encoding LLM class F420-dependent oxidoreductase, whose product is MELGFHLPIFDIDGDTGAIAGELARVGAAAEASGASWLSFMDHYFQIEPTGLPAEANMLEGYTTLGFLAAHTSAIDLGLLVTGVTYRHPGLLAKIVTTLDVLSGGRAVLGVGAAWFEREHHGLGVPYPPVGERFERLEETLRICAQMWDPAENGPFEGKHYQLAETLCSPQPINRPKVLIGGGGERKTLRLVAQYGDACNLFGTSPEDVRHKLDVLRGHCDDVGRDYADIRKTIIAGNPRPAPDNLDEFVRAMAPYAELGVQTVIVTPTTGSPAAWIDGMAPAVPRLAELG
- a CDS encoding PP2C family protein-serine/threonine phosphatase, with amino-acid sequence MSEEPRSDDRLRVLEAITDSALSHLEFDKLLIALLERVRALLEVETATVLRHDTAAGVLTAVASSGIEEEVFQGVRVPVGAGFAGTIAATRRPLALDQVGPGTVVNPLLWERGLATLLGVPLLAGESLVGVLHVGSVTKRKFTETDVELLQMVATRLALAVQLEDAAADQAAATALQRGLLPAHLPAIGELDFAARYVPGTNTGIGGDWYDQFELPGGRIGVVIGDVAGHGLGAAVVMGRLRSALRAYALDYEDPADVLTKLDRKAKHFETGVMATVGYGVLDPAHERMTISLAGHLPPVLAGPYGPAALVAVEPDPPIGLPIAVPQRHSTTIDVPTGTLLCWYTDGLVERRGSSIDDGLRKLVATVTAGPPEQVCAAVMTGLVGREPVPDDIAMILLRRRALALERAPGPSVGGTPPD